Proteins encoded together in one Lathyrus oleraceus cultivar Zhongwan6 chromosome 5, CAAS_Psat_ZW6_1.0, whole genome shotgun sequence window:
- the LOC127081729 gene encoding uncharacterized protein LOC127081729: protein MADQEHELERVSSEPEDLRGNMGQVMEILQVIRAKLDTQTTVVSEVAGPSIEPQPARAVPTTWPTYGLPPGFTPTAEGAPGFAPSAQQTAPLPTINENHPVVHTSAPPLVRAHVQPYFEDQQRAPDFSDEDEERHEDLRGMKENYQLLEKRLRAMEGDQVFGATAKEMCLVSGLVIPAKFKTPDFDKYEGHSCPKSHLIMYYRKMAAHVEDDKLMIHCFQDSLRGAPSKWHKGRTWIKEWKDDDYL, encoded by the exons atggcagatcaaGAGCATGAATTGGAGCGAGTGAGCTCAGAGCCGGAAGACCTGCGTGGAAACATGGGGCAGGTCATGGAGATATTACAAGTTATCAGGGCAAAGCTTGACACCCAAACAACGGTTGTTTCTGAAGTCGCAGGTCCAtcgattgaaccccaacctgcgaGGGCGGTACCAACAACCTGGCCAACCTACGGTTTACCTCCCGGTTTCACGCCTACAGCTGAAGGCGCCCCTGGTTTTGCACCATCTGCTCAACAAACAGCCCCTCTACCGACCATAAATGAAAATCATCCTGTGGTCCACACGTCCGCACCTCCTCTCGTCCGTGCACATGTACAACCCTACTTTGAGGACCAACAACGCGCTCCAGACTtttcagatgaagatgaggaaaggcATGAGGACCTAAGGGGGATGAAGGAGAATTACCAACTGCTTGAGAAGAGATTGAGGGCTATGGAGGGcgaccaagtttttggtgctacAGCTAAGGAGATGTGCTTGGTGTCGGGTCTTGTGATTCCTGCGAAGTTCAAGACCCCAGATTTTGATAAGTATGAGGGCCATTCGTGTCCTAAGagtcaccttattatgtactatcgaaaaatggctgcGCATGTAGAGGATGACAAACTcatgatacattgcttccaagacagcttgaggggtgctccctccaAGTG GCATAAAGGTCGAACTTGGATTAAAGAATGGAAAGACGACGactacctctga